The sequence CTGCAAGCACGAAGCCTTCCTCAGCATGGATGCGTTTGAAACCAAAATCCATGAAGCCGATCTGATCATCTCCCACACCGGGGCGGGGACGCTGTGGCATGCGCTCCGGGCCGGGAAAATCCCGGTGGTCATGCCCCGTCAAAAAAAATACGGCGAGGTTGTGGACGATCATCAGCTTGAAATCGTGAAGGCCCTGGCGGAGGAAGGGCGCGTCGTCCCGGCATATGAACCGGAGGATTTGACGAGAGCGATTGAGGAGGCGATGAAGCGTCAGAGGTTGGAGGATGGAGGTTGGAGGCGGAATGAAGAGAAAGGAAAGTCGGAGGGCGAAGGCAGAAGACCGCAGAGTCCGATGCTGAAGTTGATAGAGCAGGCGATTGAGGAGTTAGTGAAGCGTTAGAGGTCGGAGGGGGGAGGCGGGTGATGGAGGTCTGAGGCTAAAGGTTGGAGGGGAAGGAAGGACATGAACTCGTTTATTTTCCCGTTTGAAAAACTGGACGTCCGGCGGATGGCGGTTGATCATGCTGACAGGGTTTTTTCGTTAATAGAGCGGCTTCCTGCCGATAGACATCTGCGATTGGTTTCTCAATTGGAAGGGGCCGTGACATCCATATCGCAAAATATTGCCAGAAGAAGAAAATTGTTTCATGAAGAAGATTGCAAAGAGTTGAGAGGGCGTTGTGAAATGATTGATGGGAAGATCAACGGGCTCAGAAATTCTTTGCGAGGAGTTTCCAACGTAAGGCCTCCAACCTCCAACCTCGGACCTCCAACATGATTATTCTCGGCATCAACGCCTATCACGCCGACGCCGCCGCGGCGATCGTCGTGGACGGCAAGCTCGTCGCGGCCGCGGAGGAGGAGCGCTTCCGGCGGATCAAGCACTGGGCCGGGCATCCATCGGAGGCGATCCGCTATTGCCTGTCCGAGGCCGGCGTCACGATCCATGACGTGGACCATGTCGCGGTCTCGCGCGATCCGAAGGCGCATTTCTTTCGGAAGGCCCTCTTCGCGCTGGGCCACCGGCCGAAATGGGCCTATCTCGCGGACCGGATGAAAAATCGGTCGCGGGTGAAAGACGTCAAAGGGGTCTTGAGTGAGGCGTTAGGGGTGAAGGGTGAAGAGGGATTAGGGGATAAAGGGATAGGGATTAGGGCGAAGGTTCATTATATCGAACACCACCGCGCGCACATGGCGAGCGGCTTCCTGGTCTCGCCCTTCGACCGGGCCGCGGTGATTTCGATCGACGCCCTGGGGGACTATACCAGCGCGATGTGGGGGCTGGGGGAAGGCGGGAGATTGGAGGTCGGAGGCCAAATCTTATTCCCGCATTCGCTCGGATTTTTCTACACCGCGGCGACGCAGTATCTGGGTTTTCCAAACTACGGCGACGAGTACAAGGTGATGGGCCTCGCGGCCTTCGGCGAGCCGGAGTTCGTGGATGCCCTCCGCAAAATCATCCGGCTTAAAAAAGACGGGACCTTCGAGCTTGACCTTGGCTACTTTCGCCATCCATCCGAAGGCGTTTCGATGACCTGGGACGGCGGTTCGCCGGCGGTCGGGCCGCTCTATTCGGACCGCTGGGAGTGCCTGCTCGGCCCGGCGCGGAAGCCGGACGAGGCGATCACGAAGCGGCACGAGAACATCGCGTCCTCCCTGCAGGCCGTCTTCGAGGAGGTTTATTTCACCCTCCTCAACAAACTCCATGAAGTCCATAAGCTCCGGACGCTCTGTCTGTCCGGCGGCTGCGCGATGAACAGCGTCGCGAACGGGAAGATCACCGACCGGACGCCGTTTGAGAAAATCTACGTCCCGCCCGCCCCCGGGGATGCCGGCACCGCGATCGGCGCGGCCTTTTATCTGTACCACCGGCTCTCGGACCGGCCGCGCTCCTTCGTGATGGACCACGCGTTTTGGGGGCCGTCTTTCGACGGCGAAAGCTTACGAAGAGCGTTGGAGGCGGAAGCTTGGAGGTCGGAGAAGGAAGCGACGCCGGTCAAGTCCTTGCCTCAAGCCTCAAACCTCAAACCTACGGCGAGCAGGGTCGAAATTCCCGACGAGGACGAGCTTTGCCGAAGGACGGCGCAAGCGATCGCGGACGGGAAGGTCGTCGGATGGTTTCAGGGCCGCATGGAGTGGGGCCCGAGGGCGCTGGGCCATCGAAGCATAGTGGCCGACCCGCGCCGCGCCGATATGAAGGACGTGTTAAACGCGCGGATCAAGCGGCGCGAGCCCTTCCGTCCCTTCGCGCCGTCGATCCTGCTCGAAGCCGTCGGCGACTGGTTCGAGAAGAGCGAGCCCGATCCCTTCATGCTGAAGGTCTTCCCGGTCAAAAAAGAGAAGCGCTCCCTCATCCCGGCCGTGACGCACGCGGACGGGACCGGCCGGCTCCAGACGGTGGACCGCGCGGCCGATCCGCGTTATTGGAAGCTGATCCGGGCCTTCGCAAGCCTCACCGGCGTGCCGCTCGTGCTGAACACCTCCTTCAACGAAAACGAGCCGATCGTCCGCGGCCCCTCGGAAGCGGTGGATTGTTTCTTGAGGACGAAGATGGACGTTTTGGTCATGGGGAATTTTCTTGTAGAGAAGGTTGGAGGGAAGGAACCTCAAACATAACCGATGAAAATCCTTTTCATCAATCGTTATTACTCTCCCGACCCGTCGGGGACGAGCCGGATGCTGACGGACCTCGCGACCGATCTCGCGCGCTCAGGCCATCGCGTCACGGTGATCGCGAGCGACGCCGACACGCGGGACGCGGCCGTCCGCTATCCCGGAAAGGAAACGCTTGACGGCGTCCGGGTCCGTCGCGTCCGGGCCCTGCGGTTCGACCGCCGCGCCGTCCGGCGCTGGGTCTTGAACAGTTTGTCGTTTTATCCGCGGGTTCTGATCCGCGCCCTCCGGCTTCCGAGGCAGGACGCCGTCGTTTTCCTGAGCGATCCCCCGCTGGTTTTCGCGCTGGGCCCGGTGCTGCGCCGTCTGAAAGGCTCGCCCTACGTCTGCTGGTGCCAGGACGTCTATCCGGAGGTTGCGATCCGTCTGGGGATTCTCCGGGAGCGTTCCGCGTTCGCGTGGTTTTTGAAGATCCTTTCCGGCCGGGCCCTCCGGTCGTCCGACGGCGTGATCGCGGTCGGCGAGCGCATGTCCGATCTTATTCGAAGCCGCGGCGTCGATCCCGAAAGGATCCGCGTGCGGCCCAACTGGGCCGACGGGGAGCGCGTCCGTCCGGTCCTCCCCGAGGCCAACCGCTTCTTGGAGAAGCACGGCCTCCGGGACAAATTCATTATTCTTTATTCCGGCAACATGGGATTGGCCCATCCCTTCGAGACCGTCTTGGGCGCGGCCGCGCGCTTGAAAGCCTACGACGACATCGTCTTTGTCTTCATCGGCGGCGGAAAACAACGGCGGATGCTTGAGCAGCGCTCGTCGGGGCGGACGAACATCGTCCTCATGCCCTTTCAGGATGAAGCGGACCTCGCCCAAAGCCTTTGCGCGGGCGATCTCCATCTGGTGACGCTCCGGCCGGGCTTGGAGGGGGCGATCGTCCCGAGCAAGCTCTACGGCGCGCTCGCGGCCGGACGGCCCGTCCTTTATATCGGCCCCGCCGGGAGCGAGGCGGCCCGGGTCGTCGAGGAGGCGGAATGCGGCTATGTGATCGCGGAGGGGGACGTCGACGCTTTTTGCCGCGCAGTGCTGGATCTCTACCGTCAGCCGGAGCGGCGGCGGCTTTTCGGCGAGCGGGCGCGGAAAGTTTTCGAGTCGCGCTTCGACCGGCCGGACGCCACGCGGGGCTTCGGACTCGCGCTGGTCGGCCTGATCGAAAACGTCCGCCCGGCCTCGCGTCTGAAACGGGCCCTGGACCTCGGCCTGTCCGGCGTCGGACTTGTCGCCTCGGCGCCGCTCTGGGCGGTGATTGCATGTCTTGTGAAGGGACAGGACGGCGGGCCGGTCTTCCACCCCCAGGAGCGGGTCGGCCGCGACGGGCGGATCTTTACGGCGCTCAAGTTCCGCTCGATGATCCCCGACGCCGAGGCCGGAAGCGGCCCGGTCCAGGCGGCCTATAACGATCCGAGGGTGACGCGCGTCGGCCGTGTCCTTCGGGCCACCGCGATGGACGAGCTGCCGCAGCTCTGGAACATCTTCCGCGGGGACATGAGCTTCGTCGGGCCGAGGGCCTTGAGGCCGCTTGAAATCGAGGCGGGAGGGAAAACGTTGGAGGATCGAGGTTTGAGGTTGGAGGCAACAGACAAAAGAGGCGATACGCTTTTGCCTCGAGCCTCTAACCTCCGGCCTCAAGCCGGCATGTTTAATGATATTCCCAATTTTCACCTGCGGCATCGCGTCCGGCCGGGGCTGACGGGGCCGGCGCAGGTCTACGCGCCGAGGAACGCGACGCGCCGGCAAAAGCTGCGCTACGACCTTCTCTATGTCCGGTCCCGCTCGTTCGGACTCGATCTTAAACTCATCGCGCTCTCGTTCTTAATCACTTTCCGGGGCCGGTGGGAGGCGAAGGGGAAAAAAGTTTGAGGCCGTTGCTCGATGCACAAAAGCGGACGCGGCATCCCCGAACATCCGTAAACCGGTACAAGACTCAATCACCCGTGGACGCTTATGGTCGGCGAAAGAATCCATCGGCAAGGGTCGGCGGCCTGAGCGCCGTCGGCCGCTTGACGCCGCACATAGGGGCGGATAAGATAGCGGCCCATTGGGTGGAGGAAGCGTGATGCGCGACGTCGTCATCGTGGGGGCGGGGCCGGCCGGCTCGTACATGGCCCGGTGCCTGGCCGAGGAGGGGCTGGATGTTCTGCTGCTGGAGGAGCACGCCGAGGCGGGCGAGGGCGTGATCTGCAGCGGCATCATCGGTCGCGAGGCCTACGAGCGCTTCGATCTTCCGGCCGAGGCGACGGTCGGCGCCCTGCAGCGCGTCCGTTTTCACTCGCCCTCCGGGAAGGTCGTCGATTACGACGCCGACGGCCCGCTGGCGACGATCGTCAGCCGCAAAAAATTCGACGCGGGGCTGGCCCGGCGGGCCGTCCGGGCGGGGGCCGAGCTTCGGACCGGAAGCCGGGTGAGGGACGTCCGGGCCGGGCCGGAGGGCGTGCGGCTGGAGTGGCGCCGCGACGGCGAGTCGCGCGAGCTCCGGGCGCGGCTCTGCGTGCTGGCGACCGGCTTCGGGTCCGGCCTCGTCCGGCGCTGCGGCTTCGGCGGCCCGCGCGAACGCATCCAGGCGGCGCAGGCGCTGATGCCGTTCCGGGATCAGGGCTCCGCCGGGATCTATCTCGGCTCGCGCTTCGCCCCGAGGGGTTTCGGCTGGTCGGTTCCGATCGGGGACGGCCTCGCCCGCATCGGCGTCGTCACGGACCGGCAGGCCCCGGGCTATCTCCGGCGGATCCTGAACCGGCCCGACGTCCGCCCGCACCGGGCGGCGGCGGGCGAACCCGCGGCGATCGAGGCCTGCCCCATTCCGGTCGGGACGCTCGATGAAACGGTCGCGGACCGGCTGATGGTCGTCGGCGAGGCGGCCGGCCAGGTGAAGACGACGACGCAGGGCGGCATCTACTACGGCCTGCTCTGCGCCGAGACGGCGGCCCGTGTCGCGATCGGGGCCTTTCGCGCGGGGGACCTTTCGCGCGCGGCGCTCGCGCCCTACGACCGTCGATGGCGGGAGCGGCTCGGGGCCGAGCTCCGGCTGGGCCTGCTGTTGCGGGAGTTCTATTCGGAGCTTTCGGACCGGCAGGTGGACCGTCTCTTCGACCTCGCGCGGATCGAGGGCGTGCTGCCGATGATCGAGCGGAAGGTCCGCTTCGACTGGCACGGCCCGGTCATCCGCTCGGTCCTGAACAAGGGTTTTCTCGGCGCGGCCGTCCGGTCGATGCTGGGACTGGCGCCGCCGACCCTCGCCGAAGGATTCATTCGCCGACCATAAGCGTCGACAGGAGATCGTGTCTTTTATCGTTTTAGGTATGTCCGGGGACGCGGCCGTTACCGCATCCCCTTTGAGTAGTCGGGAATATCAGCGTGCTCGAGCGCATGGTCGGCTCTCTCACCCTCCGGCTTCGGGCCTCCGCCTGCCACGCCGGCGGTCCCCGCCCTGAGCGCAGAGGCACGCCGGAGCCTCCATAGAAAATCCATTTCCAATCCAATCAACGGAAATCAAACGCAAGGTCGTTGAACGATCGGCTATTCAGAAAGGAGTATGATAGCTGCGACTCGTGCGTCAAGCGAAGGGCGGGGACCGCCGGCAGGGGACGGAATCAGTTGCTTTCGATTTTTCCGTCTATCATAGGGGCTTGCGTCGCCCCCTCCACCCGCCGAGCCGTATGGAGCGACTCGACCGGGCTCGTCGAGGTCCTCCCCCTCTCGCTCGCCTTGCTCGCTGTGTAGCTATTCTTCCACGATTTTTCCGTCGACCATCCGGACGATGCGGTCGGCCTGGGCCGAGAGCTTTTCGTTGTGGGTGACGAGGACGAAGGTATGGCCGAGCTGTTTGTTGAGGCCCCGCATCAGCGCGAAGACCTCGTCGGAGGTGTGGCTGTCGAGGTTGCCGGTCGGCTCGTCGGCCAGGACGAGGCCGGGCTCCAAG is a genomic window of Nitrospiria bacterium containing:
- a CDS encoding four helix bundle protein, giving the protein MNSFIFPFEKLDVRRMAVDHADRVFSLIERLPADRHLRLVSQLEGAVTSISQNIARRRKLFHEEDCKELRGRCEMIDGKINGLRNSLRGVSNVRPPTSNLGPPT
- a CDS encoding sugar transferase — its product is MKILFINRYYSPDPSGTSRMLTDLATDLARSGHRVTVIASDADTRDAAVRYPGKETLDGVRVRRVRALRFDRRAVRRWVLNSLSFYPRVLIRALRLPRQDAVVFLSDPPLVFALGPVLRRLKGSPYVCWCQDVYPEVAIRLGILRERSAFAWFLKILSGRALRSSDGVIAVGERMSDLIRSRGVDPERIRVRPNWADGERVRPVLPEANRFLEKHGLRDKFIILYSGNMGLAHPFETVLGAAARLKAYDDIVFVFIGGGKQRRMLEQRSSGRTNIVLMPFQDEADLAQSLCAGDLHLVTLRPGLEGAIVPSKLYGALAAGRPVLYIGPAGSEAARVVEEAECGYVIAEGDVDAFCRAVLDLYRQPERRRLFGERARKVFESRFDRPDATRGFGLALVGLIENVRPASRLKRALDLGLSGVGLVASAPLWAVIACLVKGQDGGPVFHPQERVGRDGRIFTALKFRSMIPDAEAGSGPVQAAYNDPRVTRVGRVLRATAMDELPQLWNIFRGDMSFVGPRALRPLEIEAGGKTLEDRGLRLEATDKRGDTLLPRASNLRPQAGMFNDIPNFHLRHRVRPGLTGPAQVYAPRNATRRQKLRYDLLYVRSRSFGLDLKLIALSFLITFRGRWEAKGKKV
- a CDS encoding carbamoyltransferase C-terminal domain-containing protein, translating into MIILGINAYHADAAAAIVVDGKLVAAAEEERFRRIKHWAGHPSEAIRYCLSEAGVTIHDVDHVAVSRDPKAHFFRKALFALGHRPKWAYLADRMKNRSRVKDVKGVLSEALGVKGEEGLGDKGIGIRAKVHYIEHHRAHMASGFLVSPFDRAAVISIDALGDYTSAMWGLGEGGRLEVGGQILFPHSLGFFYTAATQYLGFPNYGDEYKVMGLAAFGEPEFVDALRKIIRLKKDGTFELDLGYFRHPSEGVSMTWDGGSPAVGPLYSDRWECLLGPARKPDEAITKRHENIASSLQAVFEEVYFTLLNKLHEVHKLRTLCLSGGCAMNSVANGKITDRTPFEKIYVPPAPGDAGTAIGAAFYLYHRLSDRPRSFVMDHAFWGPSFDGESLRRALEAEAWRSEKEATPVKSLPQASNLKPTASRVEIPDEDELCRRTAQAIADGKVVGWFQGRMEWGPRALGHRSIVADPRRADMKDVLNARIKRREPFRPFAPSILLEAVGDWFEKSEPDPFMLKVFPVKKEKRSLIPAVTHADGTGRLQTVDRAADPRYWKLIRAFASLTGVPLVLNTSFNENEPIVRGPSEAVDCFLRTKMDVLVMGNFLVEKVGGKEPQT
- a CDS encoding NAD(P)/FAD-dependent oxidoreductase is translated as MRDVVIVGAGPAGSYMARCLAEEGLDVLLLEEHAEAGEGVICSGIIGREAYERFDLPAEATVGALQRVRFHSPSGKVVDYDADGPLATIVSRKKFDAGLARRAVRAGAELRTGSRVRDVRAGPEGVRLEWRRDGESRELRARLCVLATGFGSGLVRRCGFGGPRERIQAAQALMPFRDQGSAGIYLGSRFAPRGFGWSVPIGDGLARIGVVTDRQAPGYLRRILNRPDVRPHRAAAGEPAAIEACPIPVGTLDETVADRLMVVGEAAGQVKTTTQGGIYYGLLCAETAARVAIGAFRAGDLSRAALAPYDRRWRERLGAELRLGLLLREFYSELSDRQVDRLFDLARIEGVLPMIERKVRFDWHGPVIRSVLNKGFLGAAVRSMLGLAPPTLAEGFIRRP
- a CDS encoding glycosyltransferase, translated to MIFVTVGNATQGFRRLLDAVDRMAGDGAFGKETVFIQSGNNPGFRPSHCKHEAFLSMDAFETKIHEADLIISHTGAGTLWHALRAGKIPVVMPRQKKYGEVVDDHQLEIVKALAEEGRVVPAYEPEDLTRAIEEAMKRQRLEDGGWRRNEEKGKSEGEGRRPQSPMLKLIEQAIEELVKR